The following coding sequences are from one Saccopteryx bilineata isolate mSacBil1 chromosome 3, mSacBil1_pri_phased_curated, whole genome shotgun sequence window:
- the PI4KB gene encoding phosphatidylinositol 4-kinase beta isoform X3 gives MAIGKRLATLPTKEQKTQRLISELSLLNHKLPARVWLPTAGFDHHVVRVPHTQAVVLNSKDKAPYLIYVEVLECENFDTTSVPARIPENRIRSTRSVENLPECGITHEQRAGSFSTVPNYDNDDEAWSVDDIGELQVELPEVHTNSCDNISQFSVDSITSQESKEPVFIAAGDIRRRLSEQLAHTPTAFKRDPEDPSAVALKEPWQEKVRRIREGSPYGHLPNWRLLSVIVKCGDDLRQELLAFQVLKQLQSIWEQERVPLWIKPYKILVISADSGMIEPVVNAVSIHQVKKQSQLSLLDYFLQEHGSYTTEAFLSAQRNFVQSCAGYCLVCYLLQVKDRHNGNILLDAEGHIIHIDFGFILSSSPRNLGFETSAFKLTTEFVDVMGGLDGDMFNYYKMLMLQGLIAARKHMDKVVQIVEIMQQGSQLPCFHGSSTIRNLKERFHMSMTEEQLQLLVEQMVDGSMRSITTKLYDGFQYLTNGIM, from the exons ATGGCGATTGGCAAGCGGTTGGCCACGCTCCCTACCAAAGAGCAGAAAACACAGCGGCTGATCTCAGAGCTCTCCCTGCTCAACCATAAGCTCCCTGCCCGAGTCTGGCTGCCCACTGCTGGCTTTGACCACCATGTGGTCCGCGTGCCCCACACCCAGGCTGTTGTCCTCAACTCCAAGGACAAG GCTCCCTACTTGATCTACGTGGAAGTCCTTGAATGTGAAAACTTTGACACCACCAGTGTCCCTGCCCGGATCCCTGAGAACCGAATCCGGAGCACACGGTCCGTAGAGAACCTGCCCGAATGCGGTATCACTCATGAGCAGCGGGCAGGCAGCTTCAGCACTGTGCCCAACTATGACAACGATGATGAGGCTTGGTCAGTGGATGACATCGGTGAGCTGCAGGTGGAG CTCCCTGAAGTGCACACCAACAGCTGTGACAACATCTCCCAGTTCTCCGTGGACAGCATCACCAGCCAGGAAAGCAAGGaacctgtgttcattgcagcagggGACATCCG ACGGCGCCTTTCGGAGCAACTGGCTCACACCCCAACAGCCTTCAAACGAGACCCAGAAGACCCTTCTGCAGTTGCTCTAAAAGAGCCCTGGCAGGAGAAAGTACG GCGGATCAGAGAGGGTTCCCCCTATGGCCATCTCCCCAATTGGCGGCTCCTGTCAGTCATTGTCAAGTGTGGGGATGATCTTCGGCAGGAGCTGCTGGCCTTCCAGGTGTTGAAGCAACTGCAG TCCATTTGGGAACAGGAGCGAGTGCCCCTCTGGATCAAGCCATACAAGATTCTTGTAATTTCGGCTGACAGTGGCATGATTGAACCAGTGGTCAACGCTGTGTCCATCCACCAGGTGAAGAAACAGTCACAGCTCTCCTTACTTGATTACTTCCTTCAGGAGCATGGCAGTTATACCACAGAGgcattcctcagtgcccagcgcAATTTTGTGCAAAGCTGCGCTGGCTACTGCTTGGTCTGCTACCTGCTACAAGTCAAGGACAG ACACAATGGGAACATTCTTTTGGACGCAGAAGGCCATATCATCCATATCGACTTCGGCTTCATCCTGTCCAGCTCACCTCGAAACCTGGGCTTTGAGACATCAGCCTTTAAGCTGACCACAGAGTTTGTGGAC gtCATGGGCGGCCTGGATGGTGACATGTTCAACTACTACAAGATGTTGATGCTGCAGGGGCTGATTGCTGCTCGGAAACACATGGACAAGGTGGTGCAGATTGTGGAGATCATGCAACAAG GTTCTCAGCTTCCTTGCTTCCATGGCTCCAGCACCATCCGCAACCTCAAAGAGAGGTTCCACATGAGCATGACTGAGGAGCAGCTCCAGCTTCTGGTGGAGCAGATGGTGGATGGCAGCATGCGGTCTATCACAACCAAACTCTATGACGGCTTCCAGTACCTCACCAACGGCATCATGTGA
- the PI4KB gene encoding phosphatidylinositol 4-kinase beta isoform X2 yields MGDTVVESAPLKPTSEPTPGPLGNNGGSLLSVITEGVGELSVIDPEVAQKACQEVLEKVKLLHGGVAISSRGTPLELVNGDGVDSEIHCLDDPPGQITEEEDEMGATVAAGTAKGARRRRQNNSAKQSWLLRLFESKLFDISMAISYLYNSKEPGVQAYIGNRLFCFRNEDVDFYLPQLLNMYIHMDEDVGDAIKPYIVHRCRQSINFSLQCALLLGAYSSDMHISTQRHSRGTKLRKLILSDELKPAHRKRELPSLSPAPDTGLSPSKRTHQRSKSDATTSISLSSNLKRTASNPKVENEDEPVRLAPEREFIKSLMAIGKRLATLPTKEQKTQRLISELSLLNHKLPARVWLPTAGFDHHVVRVPHTQAVVLNSKDKAPYLIYVEVLECENFDTTSVPARIPENRIRSTRSVENLPECGITHEQRAGSFSTVPNYDNDDEAWSVDDIGELQVELPEVHTNSCDNISQFSVDSITSQESKEPVFIAAGDIRRRLSEQLAHTPTAFKRDPEDPSAVALKEPWQEKVRRIREGSPYGHLPNWRLLSVIVKCGDDLRQELLAFQVLKQLQSIWEQERVPLWIKPYKILVISADSGMIEPVVNAVSIHQVKKQSQLSLLDYFLQEHGSYTTEAFLSAQRNFVQSCAGYCLVCYLLQVKDRHNGNILLDAEGHIIHIDFGFILSSSPRNLGFETSAFKLTTEFVDVMGGLDGDMFNYYKMLMLQGLIAARKHMDKVVQIVEIMQQGSQLPCFHGSSTIRNLKERFHMSMTEEQLQLLVEQMVDGSMRSITTKLYDGFQYLTNGIM; encoded by the exons ATGGGAGACACGGTAGTGGAGTCTGCCCCCCTGAAGCCAACTTCTGAGCCCACTCCTGGTCCACTAGGGAATAACGGGGGCTCCTTGCTAAGCGTCATCACAGAGGGGGTCGGGGAACTATCAGTGATTGACCCTGAGGTGGCCCAAAAGGCCTGCCAGGAGGTGCTGGAGAAGGTCAAGCTTTTGCATGGAGGCGTGGCCATCTCTAGCAGAGGCACTCCACTGGAGTTGGTCAATGGGGATGGTGTGGACAGTGAGATccactgcctggatgatcccccTGGCCAGATAACAGAGGAGGAAGATGAGATGGGGGCTACTGTGGCCGCAGGCACAGCCAAGGGAGCAAGAAGGCGGCGGCAGAACAACTCAGCCAAACAATCttggttgctgaggctatttgagtCAAAACTATTTGACATCTCCATGGCCATTTCATACCTGTATAACTCCAAGGAGCCTGGAGTGCAAGCCTACATCGGCAACCGGCTCTTTTGCTTTCGCAATGAGGACGTGGACTTCTATCTGCCCCAGCTGCTTAACATGTACATCCACATGGATGAGGATGTGGGTGATGCCATCAAGCCCTATATAGTCCACCGTTGCCGCCAGAGCATTAACTTTTCCCTCCAGTGTGCCCTGTTGCTCGGAGCCTACTCTTCAGACATGCACATTTCCACTCAGCGACACTCCCGTGGGACCAAGTTACGGAAGCTGATCCTCTCAGATGAGCTGAAGCCAGCTCACCGAAAGAGGGAGCTGCCCTCCTTGAGCCCAGCCCCTGACACAGGGCTGTCTCCCTCTAAAAGGACTCACCAGCGCTCTAAGTCAGATGCTACCACCAGTATAAGTCTCAGCAGCAACCTGAAACGGACAGCCAGCAACCCCAAAGTGGAGAATGAGGATGAG CCTGTCAGACTGGCTCCTGAGCGAGAATTCATCAAGTCCCTGATGGCGATTGGCAAGCGGTTGGCCACGCTCCCTACCAAAGAGCAGAAAACACAGCGGCTGATCTCAGAGCTCTCCCTGCTCAACCATAAGCTCCCTGCCCGAGTCTGGCTGCCCACTGCTGGCTTTGACCACCATGTGGTCCGCGTGCCCCACACCCAGGCTGTTGTCCTCAACTCCAAGGACAAG GCTCCCTACTTGATCTACGTGGAAGTCCTTGAATGTGAAAACTTTGACACCACCAGTGTCCCTGCCCGGATCCCTGAGAACCGAATCCGGAGCACACGGTCCGTAGAGAACCTGCCCGAATGCGGTATCACTCATGAGCAGCGGGCAGGCAGCTTCAGCACTGTGCCCAACTATGACAACGATGATGAGGCTTGGTCAGTGGATGACATCGGTGAGCTGCAGGTGGAG CTCCCTGAAGTGCACACCAACAGCTGTGACAACATCTCCCAGTTCTCCGTGGACAGCATCACCAGCCAGGAAAGCAAGGaacctgtgttcattgcagcagggGACATCCG ACGGCGCCTTTCGGAGCAACTGGCTCACACCCCAACAGCCTTCAAACGAGACCCAGAAGACCCTTCTGCAGTTGCTCTAAAAGAGCCCTGGCAGGAGAAAGTACG GCGGATCAGAGAGGGTTCCCCCTATGGCCATCTCCCCAATTGGCGGCTCCTGTCAGTCATTGTCAAGTGTGGGGATGATCTTCGGCAGGAGCTGCTGGCCTTCCAGGTGTTGAAGCAACTGCAG TCCATTTGGGAACAGGAGCGAGTGCCCCTCTGGATCAAGCCATACAAGATTCTTGTAATTTCGGCTGACAGTGGCATGATTGAACCAGTGGTCAACGCTGTGTCCATCCACCAGGTGAAGAAACAGTCACAGCTCTCCTTACTTGATTACTTCCTTCAGGAGCATGGCAGTTATACCACAGAGgcattcctcagtgcccagcgcAATTTTGTGCAAAGCTGCGCTGGCTACTGCTTGGTCTGCTACCTGCTACAAGTCAAGGACAG ACACAATGGGAACATTCTTTTGGACGCAGAAGGCCATATCATCCATATCGACTTCGGCTTCATCCTGTCCAGCTCACCTCGAAACCTGGGCTTTGAGACATCAGCCTTTAAGCTGACCACAGAGTTTGTGGAC gtCATGGGCGGCCTGGATGGTGACATGTTCAACTACTACAAGATGTTGATGCTGCAGGGGCTGATTGCTGCTCGGAAACACATGGACAAGGTGGTGCAGATTGTGGAGATCATGCAACAAG GTTCTCAGCTTCCTTGCTTCCATGGCTCCAGCACCATCCGCAACCTCAAAGAGAGGTTCCACATGAGCATGACTGAGGAGCAGCTCCAGCTTCTGGTGGAGCAGATGGTGGATGGCAGCATGCGGTCTATCACAACCAAACTCTATGACGGCTTCCAGTACCTCACCAACGGCATCATGTGA
- the PI4KB gene encoding phosphatidylinositol 4-kinase beta isoform X1 gives MGDTVVESAPLKPTSEPTPGPLGNNGGSLLSVITEGVGELSVIDPEVAQKACQEVLEKVKLLHGGVAISSRGTPLELVNGDGVDSEIHCLDDPPGQITEEEDEMGATVAAGTAKGARRRRQNNSAKQSWLLRLFESKLFDISMAISYLYNSKEPGVQAYIGNRLFCFRNEDVDFYLPQLLNMYIHMDEDVGDAIKPYIVHRCRQSINFSLQCALLLGAYSSDMHISTQRHSRGTKLRKLILSDELKPAHRKRELPSLSPAPDTGLSPSKRTHQRSKSDATTSISLSSNLKRTASNPKVENEDEELSSSTESIDNSFSSPVRLAPEREFIKSLMAIGKRLATLPTKEQKTQRLISELSLLNHKLPARVWLPTAGFDHHVVRVPHTQAVVLNSKDKAPYLIYVEVLECENFDTTSVPARIPENRIRSTRSVENLPECGITHEQRAGSFSTVPNYDNDDEAWSVDDIGELQVELPEVHTNSCDNISQFSVDSITSQESKEPVFIAAGDIRRRLSEQLAHTPTAFKRDPEDPSAVALKEPWQEKVRRIREGSPYGHLPNWRLLSVIVKCGDDLRQELLAFQVLKQLQSIWEQERVPLWIKPYKILVISADSGMIEPVVNAVSIHQVKKQSQLSLLDYFLQEHGSYTTEAFLSAQRNFVQSCAGYCLVCYLLQVKDRHNGNILLDAEGHIIHIDFGFILSSSPRNLGFETSAFKLTTEFVDVMGGLDGDMFNYYKMLMLQGLIAARKHMDKVVQIVEIMQQGSQLPCFHGSSTIRNLKERFHMSMTEEQLQLLVEQMVDGSMRSITTKLYDGFQYLTNGIM, from the exons ATGGGAGACACGGTAGTGGAGTCTGCCCCCCTGAAGCCAACTTCTGAGCCCACTCCTGGTCCACTAGGGAATAACGGGGGCTCCTTGCTAAGCGTCATCACAGAGGGGGTCGGGGAACTATCAGTGATTGACCCTGAGGTGGCCCAAAAGGCCTGCCAGGAGGTGCTGGAGAAGGTCAAGCTTTTGCATGGAGGCGTGGCCATCTCTAGCAGAGGCACTCCACTGGAGTTGGTCAATGGGGATGGTGTGGACAGTGAGATccactgcctggatgatcccccTGGCCAGATAACAGAGGAGGAAGATGAGATGGGGGCTACTGTGGCCGCAGGCACAGCCAAGGGAGCAAGAAGGCGGCGGCAGAACAACTCAGCCAAACAATCttggttgctgaggctatttgagtCAAAACTATTTGACATCTCCATGGCCATTTCATACCTGTATAACTCCAAGGAGCCTGGAGTGCAAGCCTACATCGGCAACCGGCTCTTTTGCTTTCGCAATGAGGACGTGGACTTCTATCTGCCCCAGCTGCTTAACATGTACATCCACATGGATGAGGATGTGGGTGATGCCATCAAGCCCTATATAGTCCACCGTTGCCGCCAGAGCATTAACTTTTCCCTCCAGTGTGCCCTGTTGCTCGGAGCCTACTCTTCAGACATGCACATTTCCACTCAGCGACACTCCCGTGGGACCAAGTTACGGAAGCTGATCCTCTCAGATGAGCTGAAGCCAGCTCACCGAAAGAGGGAGCTGCCCTCCTTGAGCCCAGCCCCTGACACAGGGCTGTCTCCCTCTAAAAGGACTCACCAGCGCTCTAAGTCAGATGCTACCACCAGTATAAGTCTCAGCAGCAACCTGAAACGGACAGCCAGCAACCCCAAAGTGGAGAATGAGGATGAG GAACTCTCCTCCAGCACCGAGAGTATTGATAATTCATTCAGTTCC CCTGTCAGACTGGCTCCTGAGCGAGAATTCATCAAGTCCCTGATGGCGATTGGCAAGCGGTTGGCCACGCTCCCTACCAAAGAGCAGAAAACACAGCGGCTGATCTCAGAGCTCTCCCTGCTCAACCATAAGCTCCCTGCCCGAGTCTGGCTGCCCACTGCTGGCTTTGACCACCATGTGGTCCGCGTGCCCCACACCCAGGCTGTTGTCCTCAACTCCAAGGACAAG GCTCCCTACTTGATCTACGTGGAAGTCCTTGAATGTGAAAACTTTGACACCACCAGTGTCCCTGCCCGGATCCCTGAGAACCGAATCCGGAGCACACGGTCCGTAGAGAACCTGCCCGAATGCGGTATCACTCATGAGCAGCGGGCAGGCAGCTTCAGCACTGTGCCCAACTATGACAACGATGATGAGGCTTGGTCAGTGGATGACATCGGTGAGCTGCAGGTGGAG CTCCCTGAAGTGCACACCAACAGCTGTGACAACATCTCCCAGTTCTCCGTGGACAGCATCACCAGCCAGGAAAGCAAGGaacctgtgttcattgcagcagggGACATCCG ACGGCGCCTTTCGGAGCAACTGGCTCACACCCCAACAGCCTTCAAACGAGACCCAGAAGACCCTTCTGCAGTTGCTCTAAAAGAGCCCTGGCAGGAGAAAGTACG GCGGATCAGAGAGGGTTCCCCCTATGGCCATCTCCCCAATTGGCGGCTCCTGTCAGTCATTGTCAAGTGTGGGGATGATCTTCGGCAGGAGCTGCTGGCCTTCCAGGTGTTGAAGCAACTGCAG TCCATTTGGGAACAGGAGCGAGTGCCCCTCTGGATCAAGCCATACAAGATTCTTGTAATTTCGGCTGACAGTGGCATGATTGAACCAGTGGTCAACGCTGTGTCCATCCACCAGGTGAAGAAACAGTCACAGCTCTCCTTACTTGATTACTTCCTTCAGGAGCATGGCAGTTATACCACAGAGgcattcctcagtgcccagcgcAATTTTGTGCAAAGCTGCGCTGGCTACTGCTTGGTCTGCTACCTGCTACAAGTCAAGGACAG ACACAATGGGAACATTCTTTTGGACGCAGAAGGCCATATCATCCATATCGACTTCGGCTTCATCCTGTCCAGCTCACCTCGAAACCTGGGCTTTGAGACATCAGCCTTTAAGCTGACCACAGAGTTTGTGGAC gtCATGGGCGGCCTGGATGGTGACATGTTCAACTACTACAAGATGTTGATGCTGCAGGGGCTGATTGCTGCTCGGAAACACATGGACAAGGTGGTGCAGATTGTGGAGATCATGCAACAAG GTTCTCAGCTTCCTTGCTTCCATGGCTCCAGCACCATCCGCAACCTCAAAGAGAGGTTCCACATGAGCATGACTGAGGAGCAGCTCCAGCTTCTGGTGGAGCAGATGGTGGATGGCAGCATGCGGTCTATCACAACCAAACTCTATGACGGCTTCCAGTACCTCACCAACGGCATCATGTGA